In one window of Cellulophaga sp. HaHa_2_95 DNA:
- the uvrA gene encoding excinuclease ABC subunit UvrA → MKSILDVNPKENIIIKGAKLHNLKNIDVVIPRNKLVVITGLSGSGKSSLAFDTLYAEGQRRYVESLSSYARQFLGKLDKPKVDYIKGIAPAIAIEQKVNSTNPRSTVGTTTEIYDYLKLVYARIGKTISPISGLEVKKHTVTDVVNFVKTFPEGTKLLLLAPIKIREDRDALKSLQIFSQQGYARIKYKGEVIRIDDTITAIDKEFSLVVDRIITKDDEDFLNRLANAVDTAFFEGKGECIIESLATGEETPFSNKFELDGMKFLEPNVHLFSFNNPYGACPTCEGYGDVIGIDEDLVVPNTALSVFENAVFPWRGDSMGWYRDQLVNSAYKFDFPIHKPWFQLTDEQKQLVWDGNKHFTGISDFFLSLEEKSYKIQNRVMLSRYRGKTRCTTCKGKRLRKETDYVKVDGKSISDLVEQPIEDLITFFDAITLNETDKKIASRLLIEIKSRLGFLYKVGLTYLTLNRKSNTLSGGESQRINLATSLGSSLVGSMYILDEPSIGLHPKDTENLIDVLKSLRDLGNTVIVVEHDEDIMNAADEIIDIGPEAGTQGGHVVAHGTMKDILNSSSLTAGYLNGTLEIKVPEKRRTSKNYIEIIGARENNLKNIDVTFPLNMLTVITGVSGSGKSTLIKKILYPIILKEIGGYGEKAGQFTAVKGKYNEIKHVEFVDQNPIGRSSRSNPVTYIKAYDDIRALYAAQKLSKLRNYQTKHFSFNVDGGRCEKCKGEGEITVEMQFMADVHLECDTCKGKRFKKEVLEVKFEDANIDDVLNMTIDDALAFFEKHQQTKIYRKLKPLQDVGLGYVTLGQSSSTLSGGEAQRIKLASFLVKGTTKEKALFIFDEPTTGLHFHDIKKLLKSFNALIDKGHSIVVIEHNIDLIKCADYIIDLGMEGGSKGGALIAAGTPEEIAKNKISYTAKYLKEKL, encoded by the coding sequence GCAATTGCCATTGAACAAAAAGTAAACTCTACGAACCCACGTTCTACAGTGGGTACTACTACAGAAATTTATGACTATCTAAAGTTAGTCTATGCAAGAATAGGGAAAACCATCTCCCCTATTTCTGGTCTAGAAGTAAAGAAGCATACCGTGACCGATGTAGTTAATTTTGTAAAAACATTTCCAGAAGGAACTAAATTACTTTTATTAGCTCCCATAAAAATACGCGAGGATAGAGATGCGCTGAAATCTCTACAGATTTTTTCACAACAAGGATATGCGCGTATTAAATACAAAGGAGAAGTAATCCGCATTGATGATACGATTACAGCAATTGACAAAGAATTTAGTTTAGTGGTAGATCGTATCATCACTAAAGACGATGAAGATTTCTTAAATAGATTGGCAAATGCTGTTGATACAGCCTTTTTTGAAGGCAAAGGAGAATGTATTATAGAAAGTTTAGCTACAGGTGAAGAAACGCCTTTTAGTAATAAATTTGAATTGGATGGCATGAAGTTCTTAGAACCAAACGTACACCTATTCAGTTTTAATAATCCGTATGGGGCATGTCCTACTTGTGAAGGCTATGGCGATGTTATTGGTATTGATGAAGATCTGGTAGTTCCGAATACCGCGCTATCGGTTTTTGAAAATGCCGTATTTCCTTGGAGAGGTGATAGTATGGGTTGGTACCGTGATCAATTAGTAAATAGCGCTTACAAGTTTGATTTTCCGATACACAAGCCATGGTTTCAACTTACCGATGAGCAAAAACAATTGGTTTGGGACGGAAATAAACATTTTACAGGCATTAGTGATTTCTTTTTATCATTAGAAGAAAAGAGTTATAAAATTCAGAACCGCGTGATGTTATCGCGGTACCGAGGTAAAACAAGATGTACTACCTGCAAAGGCAAACGATTACGTAAAGAAACAGATTATGTTAAGGTAGATGGTAAATCTATCTCAGATTTAGTAGAACAACCTATTGAAGATCTAATTACATTTTTTGATGCAATAACATTGAATGAGACTGATAAGAAAATTGCATCGCGTTTGTTAATTGAAATTAAAAGTAGATTAGGCTTCTTATATAAGGTAGGACTTACCTATTTAACCCTTAATAGAAAATCTAATACCTTATCTGGAGGAGAAAGTCAACGAATAAATTTAGCAACCTCTTTGGGGAGTAGTTTAGTGGGCTCTATGTACATCTTAGATGAACCTAGTATTGGATTACATCCTAAGGATACAGAAAATTTAATTGATGTACTAAAATCACTTCGAGATTTAGGCAATACTGTCATCGTAGTAGAACATGATGAAGATATTATGAATGCTGCCGATGAAATTATTGATATTGGTCCTGAAGCAGGAACTCAAGGTGGCCATGTTGTTGCACATGGCACTATGAAAGATATTTTAAACTCTTCTTCGCTTACTGCAGGTTACCTAAATGGTACCTTAGAAATAAAAGTTCCTGAAAAAAGAAGAACCTCAAAAAACTATATTGAGATTATTGGTGCCCGAGAAAACAACCTTAAAAATATAGATGTCACTTTTCCTTTAAACATGCTGACCGTAATTACCGGAGTCTCTGGAAGTGGAAAAAGCACCTTGATTAAAAAAATATTGTATCCTATTATATTAAAGGAGATAGGTGGCTATGGTGAAAAAGCCGGACAGTTTACCGCTGTAAAAGGGAAATATAACGAAATAAAGCATGTAGAGTTTGTTGATCAAAACCCTATTGGTAGGTCTTCACGCTCTAACCCCGTTACCTATATAAAAGCTTATGATGATATCCGTGCATTATATGCAGCACAAAAACTGAGTAAACTTAGAAATTATCAAACAAAACATTTTTCATTCAATGTAGATGGTGGCCGCTGTGAGAAATGTAAAGGTGAGGGGGAAATTACGGTAGAGATGCAATTTATGGCGGATGTTCATTTAGAATGCGACACCTGTAAAGGAAAACGTTTTAAGAAAGAAGTACTTGAAGTAAAATTTGAAGATGCCAATATTGATGATGTCCTAAACATGACTATAGACGATGCTTTAGCCTTCTTTGAAAAACATCAACAAACAAAAATATACAGAAAACTAAAACCTTTGCAAGATGTTGGTTTAGGGTATGTAACCTTAGGGCAATCTTCTTCTACCTTATCTGGAGGAGAAGCACAACGAATTAAACTAGCCTCTTTCTTAGTAAAAGGTACTACCAAAGAAAAAGCACTCTTTATTTTTGATGAACCTACCACAGGGCTCCATTTTCATGATATCAAGAAATTATTAAAATCGTTTAATGCATTAATTGATAAAGGACATTCTATTGTGGTTATTGAGCATAATATTGATTTAATCAAGTGTGCCGACTATATAATAGACCTAGGAATGGAAGGTGGTAGTAAAGGAGGAGCACTAATTGCTGCCGGAACCCCTGAAGAAATTGCAAAGAATAAAATCTCTTATACAGCAAAGTATCTTAAAGAGAAACTATAA